Proteins from one Ricinus communis isolate WT05 ecotype wild-type chromosome 9, ASM1957865v1, whole genome shotgun sequence genomic window:
- the LOC8285803 gene encoding E3 ubiquitin-protein ligase SINAT2 isoform X2, translating to MGSILHLGIQFFDCEATTSTSEFRGSPFRKAVTRLGGNLGTSSSSDVQDMLECPVCLNLMYPPIYQCPNGHTLCSCCKARVHNSCPTCRGELGNIRCLALEKVAESLELPCKYQIMGCPDIFPYYSKLKHEKNCKWRPYSCPYAGAECSVTGDIPLLVMHLKNDHKVDMHDGCSFNHRYVKSNPHEIDNATWMLTVFNCFGRQFCLHFEAFQLGTAPVYMAFLRFMGSEDEARQFSYSLEVGGNGRKLTWHGIPRSIRDSHKKVRDSQDGLIIQRNMALFFSGGDQQELKLKVAGRIWKEQ from the exons ATGGGCTCGATTCTTCATCTGGGTATTCAGTTTTTTG ATTGTGAGGCGACAACTTCCACTTCCGAGTTTCGAGGTTCCCCATTCAGAAAAGCTGTAACTCGCTTAGGTGGAAATCTAGGAACATCATCAAGTAGTGATGTGCAGGACATGCTTGAATGCCCTGTCTGCCTGAATTTAATGTATCCTCCAATTTACCAG tGTCCCAATGGTCATACTCTATGCTCATGCTGCAAGGCAAGGGTACATAACTCTTGCCCCACTTGCCGTGGAGAGCTGGGAAATATAAGGTGCTTGGCTTTGGAGAAAGTTGCGGAGTCACTAGAACTCCCATGCAAGTACCAGATTATGGGTTGCCCTGATATATTTCCATACTATAGCAAGCTAAAGCATGAAAAGAACTGCAAATGGCGTCCGTACAGCTGCCCATATGCTGGAGCTGAATGTTCTGTCACTGGTGATATTCCTCTCCTTGTAATGCATCTCAAGAATGATCACAAGGTTGACATGCATGATGGGTGCTCCTTCAATCACAGATATGTCAAGTCCAATCCACATGAAATTGATAATGCTACATGGATGTTGACT GTTTTCAATTGCTTTGGCAGACAATTCTGTTTGCACTTTGAGGCTTTCCAACTAGGAACTGCTCCTGTTTACATGgcttttctgagattcatggGCAGTGAAGACGAGGCAAGGCAATTTAGTTACAGTTTGGAAGTCGGCGGTAATGGCAGAAAGCTTACATGGCATGGAATTCCGAGGAGCATTCGCGATAGCCATAAGAAAGTTAGAGATAGCCAAGATGGATTAATAATCCAGAGGAACATGGCACTTTTCTTCTCCGGCGGCGACCAGCAGGAACTGAAGCTGAAAGTGGCCGGACGCATCTGGAAAGAACAGTAA
- the LOC8285803 gene encoding E3 ubiquitin-protein ligase SINAT2 isoform X1 — translation MAPGGIICKEMIESRIAFADCEATTSTSEFRGSPFRKAVTRLGGNLGTSSSSDVQDMLECPVCLNLMYPPIYQCPNGHTLCSCCKARVHNSCPTCRGELGNIRCLALEKVAESLELPCKYQIMGCPDIFPYYSKLKHEKNCKWRPYSCPYAGAECSVTGDIPLLVMHLKNDHKVDMHDGCSFNHRYVKSNPHEIDNATWMLTVFNCFGRQFCLHFEAFQLGTAPVYMAFLRFMGSEDEARQFSYSLEVGGNGRKLTWHGIPRSIRDSHKKVRDSQDGLIIQRNMALFFSGGDQQELKLKVAGRIWKEQ, via the exons atggcCCCTGGAGGTATAATCTGCAAGGAGATGATTGAGTCACGTATTGCATTTGCAGATTGTGAGGCGACAACTTCCACTTCCGAGTTTCGAGGTTCCCCATTCAGAAAAGCTGTAACTCGCTTAGGTGGAAATCTAGGAACATCATCAAGTAGTGATGTGCAGGACATGCTTGAATGCCCTGTCTGCCTGAATTTAATGTATCCTCCAATTTACCAG tGTCCCAATGGTCATACTCTATGCTCATGCTGCAAGGCAAGGGTACATAACTCTTGCCCCACTTGCCGTGGAGAGCTGGGAAATATAAGGTGCTTGGCTTTGGAGAAAGTTGCGGAGTCACTAGAACTCCCATGCAAGTACCAGATTATGGGTTGCCCTGATATATTTCCATACTATAGCAAGCTAAAGCATGAAAAGAACTGCAAATGGCGTCCGTACAGCTGCCCATATGCTGGAGCTGAATGTTCTGTCACTGGTGATATTCCTCTCCTTGTAATGCATCTCAAGAATGATCACAAGGTTGACATGCATGATGGGTGCTCCTTCAATCACAGATATGTCAAGTCCAATCCACATGAAATTGATAATGCTACATGGATGTTGACT GTTTTCAATTGCTTTGGCAGACAATTCTGTTTGCACTTTGAGGCTTTCCAACTAGGAACTGCTCCTGTTTACATGgcttttctgagattcatggGCAGTGAAGACGAGGCAAGGCAATTTAGTTACAGTTTGGAAGTCGGCGGTAATGGCAGAAAGCTTACATGGCATGGAATTCCGAGGAGCATTCGCGATAGCCATAAGAAAGTTAGAGATAGCCAAGATGGATTAATAATCCAGAGGAACATGGCACTTTTCTTCTCCGGCGGCGACCAGCAGGAACTGAAGCTGAAAGTGGCCGGACGCATCTGGAAAGAACAGTAA
- the LOC8285804 gene encoding formate--tetrahydrofolate ligase: protein MSSSSRTVRKLEVVSPVPADIDIANSVEPFHISQIANELNLSPNHYDLFGKYKAKVLLSVLDELEGTADGYYVVVGGITPTPLGEGKSTTTVGLCQALGAFLDKKVVTCLRQPSQGPTFGIKGGAAGGGYSQVIPMDEFNLHLTGDIHAITAANNLLAAAIDTRIFHESTQSDKALLNRLCPPNKEGKRSFSDIMFRRLKKLGISKTKPEDLTAQEVKKFARLDIAPDSITWRRVMDVNDRFLRKITVGQGPEEKGMVRETGFDISVASEIMAVLALTTSLSDMRERLGKMVIGNSKAGDPITADDLGLGGALTVLMKDAINPTLMQTLEGTPVLVHAGPFANIAHGNSSIVADKIALKLVGPGGFVVTEAGFGADIGTEKFMNIKCRYSGLVPQCAIIVATIRALKMHGGGPEVVAGKPLDRAYTTENVALVEAGCVNLARHISNTKAYGVNVVVAVNMFSTDSEAELNAVKNAALAAGAFDAVVCTHHAHGGKGAVDLGIAVQRACENVTQPLKFLYPLDISIEEKIEAIARSYGASAVEYSEQAKKQIEMYSRQGFSGLPICMAKTQYSFSHNAAEKGAPSGFILPIRDVRASIGAGFIYPLVGTMSTMPGLPTRPCFYDIDVDTATGKVIGLS from the exons atgagttCATCATCAAGGACAGTGAGGAAGCTGGAAGTGGTGTCACCAGTACCAGCAGATATAGACATTGCTAACTCAGTTGAGCCTTTTCATATATCTCAAATCGCTAATGAACTTAATCTCAGTCCTAACCATTATGATCTTTTTGGCAAATACAAGGCCAAG GTATTATTGTCTGTTCTTGATGAGCTTGAAGGAACAGCAGATGGGTACTATGTGGTTGTTGGAGGGATTACACCTACACCACTTGGGGAAGGCAAGTCTACTACTACAGTTGGGCTTTGTCAAGCTTTGGGTGCTTTTCTTGATAAAAAG GTTGTCACCTGCCTTCGTCAGCCATCACAAGGGCCAACTTTTGGAATTAAAGGAGGTGCAGCAGGTGGTGGTTATAGTCAAGTGATTCCAATGGATGAATTCAATCTTCACCTAACAGGAGATATTCATGCTATAACAGCTGCAAACAACCTACTAGCAGCTGCTATTGATACCCGGATTTTTCATGAGTCTACACAATCAGATAAGGCTCTTTTGAACCGACTATGCCCACCGAATAAAGAAGGGAAAAGAAGTTTTAGTGACATAATGTTTAGGCGTCTGAAGAAACTTGGTATATCCAAGACCAAACCAGAGGACCTTACAGCACAAGAAGTCAAGAAATTTGCAAGGCTTGATATTGCCCCGGATTCAATTACATGGAGGAGAGTGATGGATGTCAATGACAGGTTCTTGAGGAAGATCACCGTTGGCCAAGGTCCTGAAGAAAAGGGGATGGTGAGAGAAACAGGATTTGACATTTCCGTTGCAAGTGAGATAATGGCAGTTTTGGCCCTGACAACATCTCTTTCTGATATGAGAGAGAGGCTTGGAAAAATGGTGATTGGAAATAGCAAGGCTGGTGACCCAATAACAGCTGATGATCTTGGTCTTGGAGGTGCTTTGACTGTACTAATGAAGGATGCAATTAATCCTACTTTAATGCAGACCCTGGAAGGAACCCCTGTTCTTGTTCATGCTGGTCCTTTTGCAAACATTGCTCATGGAAATTCTTCTATTGTTGCTGATAAGATTGCATTGAAACTGGTCGGACCTGGTGGCTTTGTGGTCACAGAAGCAGGCTTTGGTGCTGACATTGGAACCGAAAAGTTTATGAATATAAAGTGCCGATATAGTGGTTTAGTGCCTCAGTGTGCTATTATCGTTGCAACAATTAGGGCCCTGAAAATGCATGGTGGTGGGCCAGAAGTAGTTGCTGGGAAGCCTCTTGACCGTGCCTATACAACTGAGAATGTGGCTTTGGTTGAAGCTGGTTGTGTAAATCTGGCTAGGCATATTTCAAACACCAAAGCTTACGGTGTAAATGTTGTTGTTGCTGTGAACATGTTCTCAACTGATTCTGAAGCAGAACTTAATGCAGTTAAAAATGCAGCATTGGCAGCTGGGGCATTTGATGCTGTTGTCTGCACACATCATGCCCATGGTGGGAAGGGAGCG GTGGATCTAGGAATTGCAGTTCAAAGGGCCTGTGAGAACGTGACACAGCCGTTGAAGTTCTTATATCCTTTGGACATTAGCATTGAAGAGAAAATCGAGGCAATAGCAAGGTCATATGGTGCTAGTGCTGTTGAGTACTCAGAGCAG GCTAAGAAGCAGATTGAGATGTACAGCCGACAGGGGTTCTCTGGTCTACCAATCTGCATGGCTAAGACCCAGTATTCATTTTCACACAATGCAGCTGAGAAAGGAGCTCCTTCTGGATTTATTTTACCGATTAGGGATGTGAGGGCAAGCATCGGGGCTGGTTTTATTTATCCTTTAGTTGGGACAATGAGCACCATGCCGGGGCTTCCGACAAGGCCTTGCTTTTATGACATTGATGTCGACACTGCCACTGGTAAGGTCATTGGTCTGTCGTGA
- the LOC8285805 gene encoding programmed cell death protein 2 produces MLEQMEEESVESLKGLHIFHDDDDGDDDDDVKDEQEMVIEEDDDEDDEEQEPVTLGFVEKPRNCWSLSRQLFPSKAGGVPAWMDPINLPSGKSNLCDICGDPLQFLLQVYAPVSGKESTFHRTIFVFMCPSMSCLLRDQHEQWKRKPEKPSRSVKVFRCQLPRCNPFYSSEPSMHNGTDKPSTSGAMLCKWCGTWKGDKLCSKCKSARYCSQKHQVMHWCAGHKIDCQLESLSCSLVDPNSSNDEIALEERNKFASNIVWPEYEVINEDESEFDDEISDSNGHDNSLISKNKADDTLKLFNSFEGDSDRKCLAAFQNRIAKAPEQVLRYCRNASAKPIWPMSSGQPSKADIPNCYHCGGPLIFEFQVLPQLLYYFGVKNDADSLDWATIAVYTCGESCESSVSYKEEFAWVQLYSQSATCS; encoded by the exons ATGCTAGAGCAAATGGAGGAAGAGTCTGTGGAAAGTTTGAAGGGACTTCATATTTTTCATGACGATGACGATGGCGATGACGATGATGATGTTAAAGATGAACAAGAAATGGTtattgaagaagatgatgatgaagacGACGAAGAACAAGAACCAGTAACACTGGGTTTTGTGGAAAAGCCAAGAAATTGTTGGTCTCTTTCCCGGCAGTTATTTCCTAGCAAGGCTGGTGGCGTGCCG GCGTGGATGGATCCAATTAATTTACCATCTGGAAAGTCCAATCTTTGTGATATTTGTGGAGATCCTCTGCAATTTTTGCTTCAG GTTTATGCTCCTGTATCTGGAAAGGAATCAACATTTCATCGAACCATATTTGTTTTCATGTGTCCCTCAATGTCATGTCTTCTTCGAGATCAACATGAACAATGGAAGCGCAAACCAGAGAAACCATCTCGAAG TGTGAAGGTTTTTCGTTGCCAGTTGCCTCGGTGTAATCCCTTCTACTCAAGTGAGCCATCGATGCACAACGGGACTGATAAACCTTCTACATCTGGCG CCATGCTTTGTAAATGGTGTGGTACCTGGAAAGGAGATAAATTGTGTAGCAAATGCAAAAGTGCGCGTTATTGCTCCCAGAAGCATCAG GTCATGCACTGGTGTGCAGGTCACAAAATTGATTGTCAACTAGAAAGTCTATCTTGCAGTTTAGTTGATCCTAACTCCAGTAATGATGAAATCGCATTAGAGGAGAGAAATAAAT TTGCTAGCAACATTGTATGGCCAGAGTACGAGGTGATAAATGAGGATGAAAGCGAATTCGATGATGAAATATCTGATAGTAATGGGCATGATAATTCTTTGATATCAAAGAACAAAGCAGATGACACattgaaattatttaacaGTTTTGAG GGTGACAGCGACAGGAAGTGCTTGGCTGCTTTTCAGAACCGCATAGCAAAAGCCCCTGAACAAGTTTTGAG GTACTGCAGAAATGCTAGCGCAAAACCCATATGGCCCATGTCAAGTGGCCAACCATCTAAGGCTGATATTCCTAATTGCTATCATTGTGGCGGTCCTTTGATTTTTGAGTTTCAG GTCTTGCCCCAactactttattattttggtGTAAAGAATGACGCGGACTCTCTTGACTGGGCAACTATTGCGGTGTACACCTGTGGAGAGTCTTGTGAGAGTAGTGTCAGTTACAAGGAAGAATTTGCCTGGGTTCAACTTTACTCGCAATCTGCTACTTGTTCTTGA
- the LOC8285806 gene encoding LOW QUALITY PROTEIN: formate--tetrahydrofolate ligase (The sequence of the model RefSeq protein was modified relative to this genomic sequence to represent the inferred CDS: inserted 3 bases in 2 codons; substituted 2 bases at 2 genomic stop codons), which translates to MSSXSRTVRKLEVVSPVPADIDIANSVEPFHISQIANELNLSPNHYDLFGKYKAKVLLSVLDELEGTADGYYVVVGGITPTPLGEGKSTTTVGLCQALGAFLDKKVVTCLRQPSQGSTFGIKGGAAGGGXSQVIPMDDFKLHLTGDIHAITAANNLLAAAIDTRIFHESTQSDKALLNRLCPPNKEGRRSFXDIMFRRLKKLGISKTKPEDLIAQEVKKFARLDIDPDSITWRRVMDVNDRFLRKITIGQGPEEKGMVRETGFDISVASEIMAVLALXTSLSDMRERLGKMVIGNSKAGDPITADDLGLEGALTVLIKDAINPTLMQTLEGARVLVHAGPFTNIAHGNSSIVADKIALKLVGPGGFVVTEAGFGADIGTEKFMNIKCRYSGLVPQCAIIVATTRALKMHGGGPEVVAGKPLDRAYTTENVALVEAGCVNLARHISKTKAYSVNVVVAVNMFSTDSEAELNAVKNAALAAGAFDAVVCTHHAHGGKGAVDLGIAVQRACENVTQPLKFLYPLDISIEEKIEAIARSYDATAVEYSEQAKKQIEMYSRQGFSGLPICMAKTQYSFSHNAAEKGAPSAFILPIRDVRASIGAGFIYRLVGTMSTMPGLPTRPYFYDIDVDTATGKVIGLS; encoded by the exons atgagttCATAATCAAGGACAGTGAGGAAGCTGGAAGTGGTGTCACCAGTACCAGCAGATATAGACATTGCTAACTCAGTTGAGCCTTTTCATATATCTCAAATCGCTAATGAACTTAATCTCAGTCCTAACCATTATGATCTTTTTGGCAAATACAAGGCCAAG GTATTATTGTCTGTTCTTGATGAGCTTGAAGGAACAGCAGATGGGTACTATGTGGTTGTTGGAGGGATTACACCTACACCACTTGGGGAAGGCAAGTCTACTACTACAGTTGGGCTTTGTCAAGCTTTGGGTGCTTTTCTTGATAAAAAG GTTGTCACCTGCCTTCGTCAGCCATCACAAGGGTCAACATTTGGAATTAAAGGAGGTGCAGCAGGTGGTGGTTAGAGTCAAGTGATTCCAATGGATGATTTCAAACTTCACCTAACAGGAGATATTCATGCTATAACAGCTGCAAATAATCTACTAGCAGCTGCTATTGATACCCGGATTTTTCATGAGTCTACACAATCAGATAAGGCTCTTTTGAACCGACTATGCCCTCCGAATAAAGAAGGGAGAAGAAGTTT AGACATAATGTTTAGGCGTCTGAAGAAACTTGGTATATCTAAGACCAAACCAGAGGACCTTATAGCACAAGAAGTCAAGAAATTTGCAAGGCTTGATATTGACCCGGATTCAATTACATGGAGGAGAGTGATGGATGTCAATGACAGGTTCTTGAGGAAGATCACCATTGGCCAAGGTCCTGAAGAAAAGGGGATGGTGAGAGAAACAGGATTTGACATTTCCGTTGCAAGTGAGATAATGGCAGTTTTGGCCC CAACATCTCTTTCTGATATGAGAGAGAGGCTTGGAAAAATGGTGATTGGAAATAGCAAGGCTGGTGATCCAATAACAGCTGATGATCTTGGTCTTGAAGGTGCTTTGACTGTACTAATTAAGGATGCAATTAATCCTACTTTAATGCAGACCCTGGAAGGAGCCCGTGTTCTTGTTCATGCCGGTCCTTTTACAAACATTGCTCATGGAAATTCTTCTATTGTTGCTGATAAGATTGCATTGAAACTGGTCGGACCTGGTGGCTTTGTGGTCACAGAAGCAGGCTTTGGTGCTGACATTGGAACCGAAAAGTTTATGAATATAAAGTGCCGATACAGTGGTTTAGTGCCTCAGTGTGCTATTATCGTTGCAACAACTAGGGCCCTGAAAATGCATGGAGGTGGGCCAGAAGTAGTTGCTGGGAAGCCTCTTGACCGTGCCTATACAACTGAGAATGTGGCTTTGGTTGAAGCTGGTTGTGTAAATCTGGCTAGGCATATTTCAAAGACCAAAGCTTACAGTGTAAATGTCGTTGTTGCTGTGAACATGTTCTCAACTGATTCTGAAGCAGAACTTAATGCAGTTAAAAATGCAGCATTGGCAGCTGGGGCATTTGATGCTGTTGTCTGCACACATCATGCCCATGGTGGGAAGGGAGCA GTGGATCTAGGAATTGCAGTTCAAAGAGCATGTGAGAATGTGACACAGCCGTTGAAGTTCTTATATCCTTTGGACATTAGCATTGAAGAGAAAATTGAGGCAATAGCAAGGTCATATGATGCTACTGCTGTTGAGTACTCAGAGCAG GCTAAGAAGCAGATTGAGATGTACAGCCGACAGGGGTTCTCTGGTCTACCAATCTGCATGGCTAAGACCCAGTATTCATTTTCACACAATGCAGCTGAGAAAGGAGCTCCTTCTGCATTTATTTTACCAATTAGGGATGTGAGGGCAAGCATCGGGGCTGGTTTTATTTATCGTTTAGTTGGGACAATGAGCACCATGCCGGGGCTTCCGACAAGGCCTTACTTTTATGACATTGATGTCGACACTGCCACTGGTAAGGTCATTGGTCTGTCGTGA